From Lolium perenne isolate Kyuss_39 chromosome 5, Kyuss_2.0, whole genome shotgun sequence, a single genomic window includes:
- the LOC127300598 gene encoding THO complex subunit 3 isoform X1 encodes MEGREDDKKGGAAAGSSAPGSRFKNLVSREYYSHKKKVHSVAWNCIGTKLASGSIDHTARVWSIDPHGHSKVKDIELKGHTDSVDQLCWDPKHPETVATAAADKTIRLWDARSGKCQVVELSGENINITYKHDGTHIAVGNKVYNNRIWEDELTIVDVRKLKPIHRQKFPYEINEISWNKTGDMFFITTGLGFVEVVNYPSLDVVCKLNAHTAGCYCIAMDPLDRYFAVGSADSLVSLWDVKELLCIKTFTKLEWPVRTVSFSHSGEFLAYASEDPFIDIANIQTGRSIHQIPSKAAMNSVEWNPKYNLLAYAGDDKNKYQADDGVFRIFGFEST; translated from the exons ATGGAGGGGAGAGAAGACGACAAGaagggcggcgccgccgccggcagCTCGGCGCCGGGGTCAAGATTCAAGAACCTGGTGTCCAGGGAGTACTACAGCCACAAGAAGAAG GTGCACTCCGTAGCGTGGAACTGCATAGGCACAAAGCTTGCCTCAGGCTCTATTGATCATACTGCACGTGTCTGGAGTATTGATCCCCATGGCCAT TCCAAGGTTAAAGACATTGAGCTGAAAGGCCACACAGATAGTGTAGATCAATTATGCTGGGATCCAAAGCATCCTGAAACAGTTGCTACTGCAGCTGCTGACAAGACAATTCGTCTTTGGGATGCGCGGA GTGGAAAATGCCAAGTTGTTGAACTTAGTGGAGAGAACATCAACATCACATACAAACATGATGGCACTCACATAGCTGTTGGAAATAAGGTTTACAATAACAGAATATGG GAGGATGAGCTGACCATAGTGGATGTCAGGAAGCTAAAACCCATTCACAGACAGAAGTTCCCTTACGAG ATTAATGAGATTTCGTGGAATAAAACTGGAGATATGTTCTTCATAACTACTGGACTTG GATTTGTTGAGGTGGTTAATTATCCTTCCCTTGATGTTGTCTGCAAACTAAATGCTCACACCGCAGGATGCTATTGCATAGCAATGGATCCCCTTGATAG GTATTTTGCTgtcggaagtgcagattcacttgTCAGTCTTTGGGATGTCAAAGAGTTGCTATGCATTAAAACCTTCACAAAACTGGA GTGGCCTGTAAGAACAGTTAGCTTCAGTCACAGTGGAGAATTTCTTGCATATGCCAGTGAAGATCCTTTCATTGACATT GCCAACATTCAGACTGGACGATCAATTCATCAGATTCCATCTAAGGCAGCTATGAACAGCGTTGAATGGAACCCTAAATACAACCTCCTGGCTTATGCAGGAGACGACAAGAATAAGTACCAGGCTGATGATG GTGTTTTCCGAATATTTGGTTTCGAAAGCACATAA
- the LOC127300598 gene encoding THO complex subunit 3 isoform X2: MEGREDDKKGGAAAGSSAPGSRFKNLVSREYYSHKKKVHSVAWNCIGTKLASGSIDHTARVWSIDPHGHSKVKDIELKGHTDSVDQLCWDPKHPETVATAAADKTIRLWDARSGKCQVVELSGENINITYKHDGTHIAVGNKEDELTIVDVRKLKPIHRQKFPYEINEISWNKTGDMFFITTGLGFVEVVNYPSLDVVCKLNAHTAGCYCIAMDPLDRYFAVGSADSLVSLWDVKELLCIKTFTKLEWPVRTVSFSHSGEFLAYASEDPFIDIANIQTGRSIHQIPSKAAMNSVEWNPKYNLLAYAGDDKNKYQADDGVFRIFGFEST; encoded by the exons ATGGAGGGGAGAGAAGACGACAAGaagggcggcgccgccgccggcagCTCGGCGCCGGGGTCAAGATTCAAGAACCTGGTGTCCAGGGAGTACTACAGCCACAAGAAGAAG GTGCACTCCGTAGCGTGGAACTGCATAGGCACAAAGCTTGCCTCAGGCTCTATTGATCATACTGCACGTGTCTGGAGTATTGATCCCCATGGCCAT TCCAAGGTTAAAGACATTGAGCTGAAAGGCCACACAGATAGTGTAGATCAATTATGCTGGGATCCAAAGCATCCTGAAACAGTTGCTACTGCAGCTGCTGACAAGACAATTCGTCTTTGGGATGCGCGGA GTGGAAAATGCCAAGTTGTTGAACTTAGTGGAGAGAACATCAACATCACATACAAACATGATGGCACTCACATAGCTGTTGGAAATAAG GAGGATGAGCTGACCATAGTGGATGTCAGGAAGCTAAAACCCATTCACAGACAGAAGTTCCCTTACGAG ATTAATGAGATTTCGTGGAATAAAACTGGAGATATGTTCTTCATAACTACTGGACTTG GATTTGTTGAGGTGGTTAATTATCCTTCCCTTGATGTTGTCTGCAAACTAAATGCTCACACCGCAGGATGCTATTGCATAGCAATGGATCCCCTTGATAG GTATTTTGCTgtcggaagtgcagattcacttgTCAGTCTTTGGGATGTCAAAGAGTTGCTATGCATTAAAACCTTCACAAAACTGGA GTGGCCTGTAAGAACAGTTAGCTTCAGTCACAGTGGAGAATTTCTTGCATATGCCAGTGAAGATCCTTTCATTGACATT GCCAACATTCAGACTGGACGATCAATTCATCAGATTCCATCTAAGGCAGCTATGAACAGCGTTGAATGGAACCCTAAATACAACCTCCTGGCTTATGCAGGAGACGACAAGAATAAGTACCAGGCTGATGATG GTGTTTTCCGAATATTTGGTTTCGAAAGCACATAA